One stretch of Rhodohalobacter mucosus DNA includes these proteins:
- the trxA gene encoding thioredoxin translates to MSKTLELTDTNFSDEVETSSDPVLVDFWAEWCGPCRMVGPIVEELAGEYEGKAKIGKVNVDTNPQVSVKYGIRSIPALLIFKNGQVVDQIIGAVPKSQIKKQLDAQIA, encoded by the coding sequence ATGAGTAAGACACTTGAATTGACAGATACTAACTTTTCAGATGAAGTTGAAACATCCAGCGATCCCGTACTGGTCGATTTTTGGGCGGAGTGGTGTGGCCCGTGCCGTATGGTTGGTCCCATTGTTGAAGAACTTGCCGGTGAGTATGAGGGCAAGGCGAAGATCGGCAAGGTGAATGTCGATACCAATCCGCAGGTTTCCGTGAAGTACGGAATCCGAAGCATTCCCGCTCTGCTGATCTTTAAGAATGGTCAGGTTGTGGATCAGATCATTGGCGCAGTTCCGAAATCACAGATCAAAAAGCAGCTTGACGCCCAGATTGCCTGA
- a CDS encoding efflux RND transporter periplasmic adaptor subunit, with product MSKVGKRTLIITLVLVVIGALSYPKITSLFGEDAGPGSPQGSFGNSAALQVEAVELEPESIQDRIFTSGSVEANESVELSFDATGIVTRIFFDEGSRVRRGQLLVKVNDSELQAQLQRASFRLNLAEQREERQRRLLERGGISQDEYDATLNEVNVLRSEMRLINAQIAKTEIRAPFSGIVGLKYVSPGSYVSPSTRIASLQEIDPVKINFSVPERYLSKISVDDQILFDVQGVDSTFTGRVYAVEPRINTQTRTLQVRAISENDDELLYPGAFANIELILEQIDDALMIPTIAIMPELNRQKVYLVRDGVVEQAFINTGIRTSNKAQVLSGLERGDTVLTTGLLQVRPGMEVEISELTKSSEL from the coding sequence ATGAGTAAAGTTGGTAAACGCACGCTGATTATTACGCTGGTTCTTGTGGTGATTGGTGCACTTTCCTATCCGAAAATAACCTCACTTTTTGGTGAAGATGCCGGACCAGGTTCTCCGCAGGGAAGTTTTGGGAACAGTGCAGCACTGCAGGTGGAGGCGGTGGAGCTTGAACCTGAATCAATTCAGGACAGAATTTTTACAAGCGGTTCGGTGGAAGCGAATGAGAGTGTAGAGCTCAGTTTTGATGCTACAGGAATTGTAACCCGTATCTTTTTTGATGAGGGAAGCCGTGTACGAAGAGGTCAGCTGCTTGTAAAAGTAAACGACAGTGAGCTGCAGGCTCAATTGCAAAGAGCCTCATTCAGACTGAATCTTGCCGAGCAGAGGGAAGAGCGTCAGAGGAGGCTGCTTGAGAGGGGCGGTATAAGCCAGGATGAGTACGATGCCACACTGAATGAGGTGAACGTACTGCGGTCCGAAATGAGACTGATTAACGCTCAGATAGCAAAAACCGAAATACGGGCACCTTTCAGCGGTATTGTAGGGCTGAAATATGTGAGCCCGGGCAGCTATGTGAGTCCAAGCACCCGTATTGCTTCTCTCCAGGAGATTGACCCTGTTAAAATAAATTTCTCCGTACCCGAGAGGTATCTTTCAAAAATATCGGTCGACGATCAGATCCTGTTTGACGTACAGGGTGTGGATTCTACATTTACAGGACGCGTATATGCTGTAGAGCCTCGAATCAACACCCAAACCCGAACGCTTCAGGTGCGCGCAATCAGTGAAAATGATGATGAACTGCTGTACCCCGGCGCGTTTGCCAATATTGAACTTATTCTCGAACAGATCGACGACGCGCTCATGATTCCCACCATTGCCATCATGCCCGAACTGAACAGGCAAAAGGTGTACCTGGTACGGGACGGTGTTGTTGAACAGGCATTTATCAATACGGGGATCCGTACAAGCAATAAAGCCCAGGTATTGAGCGGACTTGAACGGGGCGATACCGTCTTAACAACCGGCCTGCTTCAGGTGAGGCCCGGCATGGAAGTGGAAATTTCTGAACTGACCAAATCCAGCGAACTATGA
- a CDS encoding efflux RND transporter permease subunit, with translation MSLSSLSIRRPVLASVMSIVIILFGAISFFYLGVREYPSVDPPIVTVSTNYVGANADVIESQITEPLEESVNGIAGIRTLTSVSREGRSTITVEFELEINLEAAANDVRDRVSRAQGSLPPDADPPTVTKADADAFPIVFLNVRSDRRNLLNLTSIADNIFKEQLQTIPGVSEIMIWGSRQYAMRLWMDPLKLAAYGLTPLDVQAALDRENVELPSGRIEGMTTELSVRTMGRLTTPEEFNNLIILEEDGRKVRFGDIGYAELGAQNQRTILKRNGIPMVGVVAVPQPGSNQLAIAEEFFNRIDRIERDLPEDLSIAVGFDTTEYIQESVNEVQQTIFLALGLVIAVIFLFLRDWRTTLIPIIVIPIALIGSFFIMYIAGFSINVLTMLAIVLAIGLVVDDAIVVLENIYSKLEQGLPIIEAGILGSKEIFFAVVATSLALVSVFLPILFLGGTTGRLFREFGVVIAGAVIISSFVALTLTPMLSTKILNKGAEKNRFYRFTEPFFQKMNNAYKQSLESFMNVRWVAFAIMAASAILIGVLYTALPKELAPMEDRGQLRIFATAPEGASYEYMDAYVDTLISTVENAVPELIAINTVTSPGFGASTSVNSAFGFIQLEDAGERERSQQQIANQLTAELRNLSGAQTFVSQPQSIGNTRGGLPVQYVLQAQNMEQLEEVIPGFLQEANSHPAFTFAEVNLKFNQPELQIDIDRDRARTLGISARDIARTLQLSLSGTRFGFFIMDGKQYQVIGQMERRFRNEPVDLRTIYVRGSGDELIQLDNLVSITETSAPPQLFRFNRFKSATISAGLAPGYTIGDGIDAMNEISDMVLPETMITDLAGPSRDFAESAASLNFIFMLALVLIYLVLAAQFESFRDPFIILFTVPLAIFGTLLSLWYFDQTLNIFSQIGAVMLIGLIAKNGILIVEFANQRQDQGMDIMEAILDAAVVRFRPILMTSISTILGILPIALALGAGAESRTSMGIAVIGGLLIGSALTLYVIPAIYSYFASSKRDKKERIEKAIEADKELEPAATS, from the coding sequence ATGAGTTTATCTTCACTCAGTATCAGGCGGCCGGTGCTGGCTTCGGTCATGTCGATTGTTATCATTCTGTTCGGAGCTATATCATTTTTCTATCTGGGAGTCAGGGAATACCCTTCCGTTGATCCTCCGATTGTAACGGTATCCACAAATTACGTGGGTGCCAATGCAGATGTCATTGAATCGCAGATTACTGAACCACTGGAGGAGTCGGTAAACGGAATTGCCGGCATTCGGACCCTTACATCTGTGAGCCGCGAGGGAAGAAGCACGATTACGGTTGAGTTTGAACTGGAAATTAACCTCGAAGCTGCAGCTAATGATGTACGTGATCGCGTATCACGTGCTCAAGGGTCGCTTCCTCCTGATGCTGACCCGCCAACAGTTACCAAGGCAGACGCAGATGCGTTTCCTATTGTTTTCCTCAATGTGAGAAGTGATCGGCGGAATCTTTTAAATCTGACTTCGATTGCAGACAACATTTTTAAAGAGCAGCTGCAGACAATTCCGGGCGTGAGTGAGATCATGATCTGGGGTTCCCGCCAATATGCGATGAGGCTTTGGATGGATCCGCTCAAACTTGCGGCATACGGTCTTACCCCGCTGGATGTACAGGCGGCTCTCGACAGAGAGAATGTGGAGCTGCCGTCGGGCCGTATCGAAGGAATGACTACGGAGCTGTCGGTGAGAACCATGGGACGGCTTACCACACCCGAAGAGTTCAATAACCTGATTATCCTTGAGGAAGATGGACGAAAAGTCCGATTCGGCGATATCGGATATGCTGAACTGGGAGCGCAGAACCAGAGAACGATTTTAAAAAGAAACGGAATTCCGATGGTCGGCGTGGTTGCCGTTCCGCAGCCGGGTTCGAACCAGCTGGCTATCGCAGAGGAGTTTTTCAACAGGATTGACCGTATTGAACGCGACCTGCCCGAAGATTTGAGCATTGCTGTGGGGTTTGATACAACAGAGTATATCCAGGAGTCTGTGAATGAAGTTCAGCAAACCATATTTCTGGCACTCGGACTGGTAATTGCGGTTATTTTCCTGTTTCTGCGCGACTGGCGAACCACTCTGATTCCCATTATTGTGATCCCCATCGCGCTTATCGGATCCTTCTTTATCATGTATATCGCAGGATTTTCCATCAATGTTTTGACCATGCTTGCCATTGTTCTGGCTATCGGACTCGTTGTGGATGATGCGATTGTGGTACTTGAAAATATCTACTCAAAACTTGAACAGGGTCTGCCCATTATTGAGGCCGGTATTCTGGGGTCGAAGGAGATCTTCTTCGCAGTTGTAGCCACATCGCTCGCCCTTGTGTCGGTTTTTCTGCCGATTCTCTTTTTGGGCGGAACTACGGGAAGGCTTTTCAGGGAGTTTGGTGTGGTGATAGCCGGTGCTGTTATTATCTCGTCTTTTGTTGCATTGACGCTTACGCCCATGCTGTCGACCAAGATTCTGAATAAAGGTGCTGAAAAGAATCGTTTTTACCGCTTTACGGAGCCTTTCTTCCAAAAGATGAACAACGCTTACAAGCAATCGCTCGAATCGTTTATGAATGTACGGTGGGTGGCCTTTGCAATCATGGCAGCTTCCGCCATTCTGATCGGTGTACTCTATACAGCCCTGCCAAAAGAGCTGGCACCCATGGAAGACAGAGGGCAGCTGAGAATATTTGCTACCGCACCTGAGGGGGCTTCGTATGAATATATGGATGCATACGTCGACACCCTGATTTCGACGGTTGAGAACGCCGTTCCGGAGCTGATCGCAATCAATACCGTTACATCACCCGGATTCGGGGCTTCTACGTCTGTCAATTCCGCATTCGGATTTATTCAGCTCGAAGATGCAGGAGAAAGGGAACGGTCGCAGCAACAGATTGCCAATCAGCTTACTGCAGAGCTCCGGAATTTGTCGGGAGCTCAGACCTTTGTTTCACAGCCTCAGTCGATCGGTAATACCCGTGGCGGCCTGCCTGTGCAGTACGTACTGCAGGCGCAGAATATGGAACAGCTTGAGGAGGTTATTCCCGGCTTTTTACAGGAAGCCAACAGTCATCCGGCGTTTACATTTGCAGAAGTTAACCTGAAGTTCAACCAGCCTGAACTGCAAATTGATATTGACAGAGATCGTGCCAGAACGCTCGGAATATCCGCACGCGACATAGCCCGGACTCTACAGCTGAGCCTGTCAGGCACGCGATTTGGATTTTTTATCATGGACGGCAAGCAGTATCAGGTTATCGGGCAAATGGAGAGGCGCTTTAGAAACGAACCGGTGGACCTCCGCACCATCTACGTGAGAGGATCCGGGGATGAACTGATACAGCTCGACAACCTTGTATCCATTACGGAAACGAGTGCACCGCCTCAGCTCTTCCGCTTTAACCGGTTTAAATCGGCAACCATTTCGGCTGGCCTTGCCCCGGGTTATACTATAGGGGACGGAATCGATGCCATGAATGAGATCTCGGATATGGTTCTCCCGGAGACGATGATTACCGATCTGGCCGGACCCTCTCGCGACTTTGCTGAGAGTGCTGCAAGCCTCAACTTTATATTTATGCTTGCATTGGTACTTATTTATCTGGTTCTGGCTGCTCAGTTCGAGAGTTTCAGAGATCCGTTTATTATTCTCTTCACCGTGCCGCTTGCGATATTCGGTACACTGCTTTCGCTGTGGTATTTCGATCAGACACTGAATATTTTCAGCCAGATCGGCGCTGTGATGCTGATTGGACTTATTGCCAAAAACGGTATTCTCATCGTGGAATTTGCCAACCAGCGTCAGGATCAGGGTATGGATATTATGGAAGCAATTCTGGATGCCGCCGTTGTACGCTTCAGGCCTATCTTAATGACCTCTATTTCAACCATTTTGGGGATCCTTCCGATTGCTCTTGCCCTCGGAGCCGGAGCTGAAAGCAGAACCTCCATGGGTATTGCTGTAATTGGCGGGCTTCTGATCGGTAGTGCACTCACCCTTTATGTTATTCCCGCTATTTACAGCTATTTTGCCAGCAGCAAAAGGGATAAGAAGGAGAGAATAGAGAAGGCGATTGAAGCTGATAAGGAGCTCGAACCTGCAGCCACTTCGTAA